A window from bacterium encodes these proteins:
- a CDS encoding glucose-6-phosphate dehydrogenase assembly protein OpcA, with the protein MSSHPAATFIQGEKLSVDVAAIEQELTLLWQEVAVEQEAEDTAAAAPAGDRPVMRACTLNLLAIAPDDKTAEQAAAAIAEFTSRHPCRAIVVIAEAESETAELSAYVSAHCHLPVPGARQVCCEQISVIARGPAVAQVPGTVLPLLVGDLPVALWWLSGLPQESEMFEQLLGASDCLIFDSAAALDLGLTFAAANALNVNWQNGSVIDLNWLRLSHWRDLLAHFFELAGVAACLQSIERVTVRMIHRTAELEMAQPALLLGWLAAQLQWRLSEPFAAIENGWRALWDSSGREIVTEIVSAESGNEAELAGLHLHLNHAGQPAELSILRMLSDTGFTLQAQVTGFAERPAETPPGLIRLEQASLAALMARALDRHQRDEVYEKALRKATQLV; encoded by the coding sequence ATGTCTTCACATCCTGCTGCAACCTTCATTCAAGGTGAAAAGCTTTCGGTTGATGTGGCCGCCATTGAGCAAGAGCTGACCCTGCTGTGGCAGGAGGTCGCGGTGGAGCAGGAGGCTGAAGACACGGCGGCCGCCGCGCCGGCGGGTGATCGGCCCGTGATGCGAGCCTGCACGCTGAACCTGCTGGCGATTGCACCCGACGACAAGACCGCGGAGCAGGCCGCCGCGGCGATCGCGGAATTCACCAGCCGCCATCCCTGCCGCGCCATTGTGGTGATCGCGGAGGCCGAGTCGGAAACCGCGGAGCTTTCTGCTTACGTGTCGGCGCATTGCCATCTGCCGGTGCCGGGCGCCCGGCAGGTGTGTTGCGAGCAGATTTCCGTGATTGCGCGCGGCCCGGCAGTCGCGCAAGTGCCAGGCACGGTGTTGCCGCTGCTGGTCGGTGATTTGCCCGTTGCGCTGTGGTGGTTGTCCGGCTTGCCGCAAGAGTCGGAGATGTTCGAGCAGTTGCTCGGCGCCAGCGATTGTCTGATCTTTGATTCAGCGGCCGCGCTGGATCTGGGCCTCACCTTTGCCGCTGCCAATGCGCTCAATGTGAATTGGCAGAACGGCTCGGTGATCGATCTCAACTGGCTGCGCCTTTCGCATTGGCGCGACCTGCTGGCGCATTTCTTCGAGTTGGCGGGCGTGGCGGCATGCCTGCAGAGCATCGAAAGAGTCACAGTGAGGATGATCCACCGCACTGCCGAACTCGAAATGGCACAGCCGGCGCTGCTGCTGGGCTGGCTGGCGGCGCAATTGCAGTGGCGGCTCTCCGAGCCATTTGCGGCAATCGAAAACGGGTGGCGCGCCCTCTGGGATTCTTCCGGCCGCGAGATTGTCACGGAGATCGTCAGCGCCGAGAGCGGGAACGAGGCGGAATTGGCCGGGCTTCATCTTCATCTCAACCACGCCGGCCAGCCGGCGGAGCTGTCGATCCTGCGCATGCTCAGCGACACCGGTTTCACCTTGCAGGCCCAAGTCACCGGCTTTGCCGAGCGGCCTGCAGAAACACCGCCGGGCCTGATTCGATTGGAGCAGGCTTCGTTGGCGGCGTTGATGGCGCGCGCGCTCGATCGCCATCAAAGAGATGAAGTCTATGAGAAGGCGTTGCGCAAGGCCACGCAGTTGGTGTGA
- the pgl gene encoding 6-phosphogluconolactonase, protein MSLEQKIILLEDTAAVAQRSAEAFAALAAAVIGRRGRLAVALSGGATPAGMYRRLAALPLAAAIDWRRVHLFWGDERCVAPDHADSNYRMAREAWLDRIAMPAANVHRMPAEYPDGAAAAGSYANELRAFFQLRRGDVPVFDLILLGLGTDGHVASLFPGTPALAETARLVAENPVPHLQTSRLTLTLPVINAAANVWFLVTGADKAEMAAHALQPGPDSPEIPARRVQPARGAVTWFLDHAAAARLRL, encoded by the coding sequence ATGAGCCTCGAACAGAAAATCATCCTTCTTGAAGATACGGCCGCCGTGGCGCAGCGCAGCGCGGAAGCGTTCGCAGCGCTGGCCGCGGCAGTGATCGGCCGTCGTGGCCGGCTGGCTGTGGCTTTGTCGGGCGGCGCGACCCCGGCCGGGATGTATCGCCGCCTCGCTGCGCTGCCGTTGGCCGCGGCAATCGACTGGCGCCGGGTGCATCTCTTCTGGGGTGATGAACGCTGCGTCGCGCCTGATCATGCCGACAGCAATTACCGCATGGCGCGGGAAGCCTGGCTCGATCGGATCGCGATGCCGGCAGCGAACGTGCATCGCATGCCCGCAGAATATCCCGATGGGGCGGCGGCAGCGGGCAGCTATGCCAATGAACTGCGCGCGTTTTTCCAACTGCGCCGCGGCGACGTGCCGGTTTTTGATTTGATCCTGCTGGGGCTGGGCACGGACGGCCACGTGGCCTCGCTGTTTCCCGGAACGCCGGCACTGGCGGAAACCGCGCGGCTGGTGGCCGAGAATCCGGTGCCGCATTTGCAAACGTCGAGATTGACCCTGACCTTGCCGGTGATCAATGCGGCCGCGAATGTTTGGTTTCTCGTCACCGGGGCGGACAAAGCGGAGATGGCCGCGCATGCCCTGCAACCCGGACCGGATTCGCCGGAGATTCCCGCACGGCGGGTGCAGCCCGCGCGCGGGGCCGTCACTTGGTTTTTGGATCACGCTGCCGCCGCACGCTTGCGGCTTTGA
- a CDS encoding histone deacetylase, whose protein sequence is MKFIYSPAYLVNLGPHVFPIAKYRMIYERLRQQYRVPEAEFENPQPATREQLLRVHTPEYLADLEQLKFTERTAYSELPLTHEVVAMFRLAAGGTIRAAALALEEGAAVHIGGGFHHAFADKAEGFCYINDLALGVRECQALGKIKRAMVIDCDLHQGNGTAKIFVGDEAVFTFSIHQDDLYPVKQQSDLDIALPNHVQDEEYLGLLRTHIPRALDEFRPELILYQAGADPYRDDQLGDLSLTIAGLRRRDEIVFTLAKARSIPLAVTLGGGYAYNTDDTVAIHVNTCSTAMQVWGAP, encoded by the coding sequence ATGAAATTCATTTACTCTCCTGCCTACCTCGTCAATCTCGGGCCGCATGTGTTCCCGATCGCAAAATACCGCATGATCTACGAGCGGCTGCGGCAGCAATACCGCGTGCCCGAAGCAGAGTTCGAGAATCCGCAACCGGCGACACGCGAGCAATTGCTGCGCGTGCACACGCCGGAATATCTTGCCGATTTGGAACAACTCAAATTCACGGAACGCACCGCCTATTCCGAACTGCCGTTGACCCACGAGGTGGTCGCGATGTTCAGACTGGCGGCGGGCGGCACGATCCGCGCGGCGGCCCTGGCGCTGGAAGAGGGCGCCGCGGTGCATATCGGCGGCGGCTTTCATCACGCTTTTGCGGACAAGGCCGAAGGCTTTTGCTACATTAATGATCTCGCGCTGGGGGTGCGGGAGTGCCAGGCGCTGGGCAAGATCAAGCGCGCGATGGTGATCGATTGCGACCTGCATCAGGGCAACGGCACCGCCAAGATCTTTGTGGGCGACGAGGCTGTCTTCACCTTCTCCATTCATCAAGATGATCTTTATCCGGTCAAGCAGCAGAGCGATCTCGATATTGCCCTGCCCAATCACGTGCAGGATGAGGAGTATCTCGGCCTTTTGCGCACGCACATTCCGCGCGCCCTCGATGAGTTCCGGCCGGAGCTGATTCTTTACCAGGCCGGCGCCGATCCTTATCGCGACGATCAACTCGGCGATTTGAGTCTGACCATTGCGGGGCTGCGCCGCCGCGATGAGATCGTCTTCACCTTGGCCAAAGCGAGGAGCATACCGCTGGCGGTGACGCTGGGCGGAGGTTATGCCTACAATACTGATGACACTGTGGCGATTCATGTGAACACCTGTTCGACGGCGATGCAGGTGTGGGGGGCGCCTTGA
- a CDS encoding diguanylate cyclase, whose translation MITGLSNKDTSKSKILVVDDVAVNVQLLTTYLSSVGYSVIAARDGQEALEKVTACNPDLVLLDVMMPKFNGFEVCERLKNDEATRIIPVIMVTALNEIEDKIRATEAGADDFVSKPFNKLELLTRVKSLLRIKELHDQLNAKVKELEQAKERLRQLAITDGLTGLYNHRYLKEHLEQELYRATRHRSEVSVIMIDIDHFKKFNDTYGHPAGDVLLSTVARLLKENIRKIDIAARYGGEEFCLVLGETGKTAAAVVAEKMRRLVELSQFEPLELRANGRVTISLGVATFPDDATAMNDLIAIADKRLYNAKQGGRNQVVMD comes from the coding sequence ATGATTACAGGACTTTCCAACAAGGATACAAGCAAGAGCAAGATTTTGGTGGTCGACGACGTCGCCGTCAATGTGCAGTTGCTGACGACTTATCTTTCGTCGGTGGGTTACAGTGTGATTGCGGCCCGTGACGGCCAGGAGGCGCTGGAGAAGGTGACGGCATGCAATCCGGACCTGGTGCTGCTCGACGTGATGATGCCGAAATTCAACGGCTTCGAAGTGTGCGAGCGCCTGAAAAACGACGAGGCGACGCGCATCATTCCGGTGATCATGGTCACCGCGCTCAATGAAATCGAAGACAAGATTCGCGCCACCGAAGCCGGCGCCGATGATTTCGTCAGCAAGCCGTTCAACAAGCTCGAGCTGCTCACGCGGGTGAAATCGTTGCTGCGCATCAAGGAGCTGCACGATCAGCTCAACGCCAAGGTGAAGGAATTGGAGCAGGCCAAGGAGCGCTTGCGGCAACTGGCGATCACCGACGGCCTGACGGGTTTGTACAACCATCGCTATTTGAAAGAGCATCTCGAACAGGAACTTTACCGCGCCACGCGGCACCGTTCGGAAGTGTCGGTGATCATGATCGACATCGACCATTTCAAGAAGTTCAACGACACCTATGGCCATCCTGCCGGCGACGTCTTGTTGAGCACGGTGGCGCGCTTGCTCAAAGAGAACATCCGCAAGATCGACATTGCCGCGCGTTACGGCGGCGAGGAATTTTGTCTGGTGTTGGGGGAGACGGGCAAGACCGCGGCCGCGGTGGTGGCGGAGAAAATGCGGCGGCTGGTCGAACTTTCGCAGTTTGAGCCGCTGGAATTGCGCGCCAACGGCAGGGTCACCATCAGCCTGGGGGTGGCGACGTTTCCGGATGACGCCACCGCGATGAACGATCTCATCGCGATTGCCGACAAGCGGCTGTACAACGCCAAGCAGGGCGGGCGCAATCAGGTGGTCATGGATTAG
- a CDS encoding cell wall metabolism sensor histidine kinase WalK, whose amino-acid sequence MPRESKVDWLFFKKKTIFRKVFFITLIVSLLPLLVSWVYLLRVAAEHGFDSTHAVVTGFYAATGFAILLALGGSYYLSKRISRPITHFIKTATAIARGNFSERVAIESNDEIGRLAQIFNYMTTELRRLRDMDLNRLINEKIKNESILKNLADGVIGIDVDNKIMMLNSVMEGWFGIRERQCLEKPIASCISNQTLLQFLRKVRDEDKPGLWVSESEIVIKSTKTWRNIFLQARAAKVVNEKNEMIGIVAILRDVTREKEIDRMKTELVSMVAHELRSPLTSISGFSELLLDPTVNREQSEEYAGIILKESNRLSELINKFLDISKIEAGKIQVKKVPMQITDVLDKVLDVNLHQAEKKGIVVSVKVAPDIPLVYGDKDMMEQVILNLFNNAVKYSPENTAIEIRLKERETDVLFEIEDNGYGISEKSLPRIFEKFYRVTDNDKVREVTGTGLGLSLVKEIIELHNGSIQVKSKVGEGSTFSFNLPKYNGKLHEAGFDDEVELEMSSHYS is encoded by the coding sequence ATGCCAAGGGAAAGCAAAGTGGACTGGCTGTTCTTCAAGAAAAAGACGATCTTCCGTAAAGTCTTCTTCATTACGTTGATCGTATCCTTGTTGCCGTTGCTGGTGTCGTGGGTGTACTTGCTGCGCGTGGCTGCCGAGCACGGCTTTGACTCGACCCACGCGGTGGTCACCGGATTTTACGCGGCGACCGGCTTTGCGATTCTGCTGGCACTCGGGGGCTCCTACTATCTTTCCAAACGCATCAGCCGGCCGATCACCCATTTCATCAAAACCGCCACCGCGATTGCGCGCGGCAACTTCAGCGAGCGGGTCGCCATCGAATCCAACGATGAAATCGGCCGCCTGGCGCAGATCTTCAACTACATGACCACCGAGCTGCGCCGCCTGCGCGACATGGATCTCAACCGCCTGATCAACGAGAAGATCAAAAACGAATCCATCCTCAAAAATCTCGCCGATGGCGTCATTGGCATCGACGTCGACAATAAAATCATGATGCTCAATTCGGTGATGGAAGGCTGGTTCGGAATCCGCGAGCGCCAATGTCTGGAAAAGCCGATCGCGAGTTGCATCAGCAATCAGACCCTGCTGCAGTTTCTGCGCAAGGTGCGCGACGAGGATAAACCCGGCCTGTGGGTGTCCGAGAGCGAGATCGTCATCAAATCGACCAAGACCTGGCGCAACATCTTCCTGCAGGCGCGCGCCGCCAAAGTGGTGAATGAGAAGAACGAAATGATCGGCATCGTCGCCATCTTGCGGGATGTCACGCGCGAGAAGGAGATCGACCGCATGAAGACCGAGCTGGTCTCCATGGTCGCGCATGAACTGCGCTCTCCGCTCACCTCGATTTCGGGCTTCAGCGAGCTGCTGCTCGATCCCACCGTCAACCGCGAGCAGTCCGAAGAATACGCCGGCATCATCCTGAAGGAATCCAACCGTCTGAGCGAGTTGATCAACAAGTTTCTCGACATTTCGAAGATCGAAGCGGGCAAGATTCAGGTGAAGAAGGTGCCGATGCAGATCACCGACGTGCTGGACAAGGTCCTGGACGTCAATCTGCATCAGGCGGAAAAGAAGGGCATCGTGGTCAGCGTCAAGGTCGCGCCCGACATTCCGCTGGTCTATGGCGACAAGGACATGATGGAGCAGGTCATCCTCAACCTGTTCAATAATGCGGTAAAATACAGCCCGGAAAACACCGCCATCGAGATTCGCCTGAAAGAGCGTGAGACCGACGTCCTGTTCGAGATCGAGGACAATGGCTACGGCATTTCCGAGAAGTCGCTGCCGCGCATCTTCGAGAAATTCTATCGCGTCACCGATAACGACAAGGTGCGGGAAGTGACGGGAACGGGACTCGGCCTGTCGCTGGTGAAGGAGATCATCGAACTGCACAACGGCTCCATTCAGGTGAAGAGCAAGGTCGGCGAAGGCTCGACCTTTTCCTTCAATCTCCCGAAGTACAACGGCAAGCTGCACGAAGCCGGCTTCGATGACGAGGTCGAACTGGAGATGAGCTCGCACTATTCCTGA
- a CDS encoding PAS domain S-box protein, whose protein sequence is MIDNLAAAGVREEGGGAAPPAQRLLLLIDADPDERDLTGRIVRSHSYAFAEAASGEEGLNLILTRRPDLVLLDYDMPGMNGAEVLQELTGNPYYKPVSDTPVIMLAGKKMAEVNQARLFQMGLRMFLEKPFASHELMNVIANVFILHDLRQRSRELEQRIKRTEYKYQDLIENASDLIFTLNARGEFVFINRRISALTGHLREAWKDRPLMEMVIPEDRATVETNFRNTLSGKSRIFEMRVRSQAGRLLHLSTNINPMFERGEVVGCVGIARDVTQRKKLEQEITELKNFNESIVQSIGSGLITLDLDRRITSFNLAAEEALGWRANEAIGRYVEELFPAEEVQQILSDPDAGEGGSPLLHREMELTRKDRKRIPIGFTLTSRRDNRNRRVGLLVSFRDISQIKQMQAEVLRMDRLASLGVLASGIAHEIRNPLAGIKTVAQTLEEDLDPGDSKREYVARIIRQVNRMDELLRTLFSYARPKSPMRQQCRLQDIVNEVKGLMQQRFERTDISFEEHYAEDLPLVYVDFHQIQQVFLNLFLNAIDAMPNGGSLVLQSRPRLTALHRRDGRGNHAPPGSKGLYAEVLVSDTGEGIAQENLPAIFDPFFTTKPQGSGLGLSIVYRIIEEHHGDIQVSSAFGRGTTFNLLLPAV, encoded by the coding sequence ATGATCGACAATCTCGCTGCTGCCGGCGTGCGTGAGGAAGGTGGCGGCGCGGCGCCACCCGCGCAGCGCCTGCTCCTGCTGATCGATGCCGACCCCGACGAGCGCGACCTGACCGGCAGAATCGTGCGCAGCCACAGTTATGCTTTTGCCGAGGCGGCCTCCGGGGAGGAAGGCTTGAACCTCATTCTCACCCGGCGGCCGGATTTGGTGCTGCTCGACTACGACATGCCCGGCATGAACGGCGCCGAGGTGTTGCAGGAGCTGACCGGCAATCCCTATTACAAGCCGGTGAGCGACACCCCCGTCATCATGCTGGCGGGCAAAAAGATGGCGGAGGTGAATCAAGCGCGGCTGTTTCAAATGGGGCTGCGCATGTTTTTGGAGAAGCCGTTTGCCAGCCATGAATTGATGAACGTCATCGCCAACGTCTTCATCCTGCATGATCTGCGCCAGCGCAGCCGCGAGCTCGAGCAGCGCATCAAGCGCACCGAGTACAAGTATCAGGATCTCATCGAAAACGCCAGCGATCTCATTTTCACCCTCAATGCCCGCGGGGAATTCGTCTTCATCAACCGCCGGATTTCGGCGCTCACCGGCCACTTGCGCGAAGCCTGGAAAGACCGGCCGCTGATGGAGATGGTGATTCCCGAAGATCGCGCGACGGTGGAAACCAACTTCCGCAACACGCTGAGCGGCAAGTCGCGCATCTTCGAAATGCGCGTGCGCTCGCAGGCCGGCCGCTTGCTTCATCTCTCCACCAACATCAACCCCATGTTCGAGCGCGGCGAGGTGGTGGGCTGCGTCGGCATCGCGCGCGACGTCACCCAGCGCAAGAAACTCGAACAGGAAATCACCGAACTGAAGAATTTCAACGAAAGCATCGTGCAGAGCATCGGCTCGGGGTTGATCACCCTCGATCTCGATCGCAGGATCACCTCCTTCAATCTTGCCGCGGAGGAGGCCCTGGGCTGGCGCGCGAATGAGGCGATTGGGCGTTACGTGGAAGAGCTTTTTCCCGCGGAGGAAGTGCAGCAGATTTTGTCCGACCCGGACGCCGGCGAGGGCGGCTCGCCGCTGCTGCATCGCGAAATGGAACTGACGCGCAAGGATCGCAAACGCATCCCCATCGGCTTCACGCTCACCTCGCGACGCGACAACCGCAACCGCCGGGTCGGCCTCCTCGTTTCCTTTCGCGACATCTCCCAGATCAAGCAGATGCAGGCCGAAGTGTTGCGCATGGACCGCCTGGCCTCGCTGGGCGTGCTCGCCAGCGGCATTGCGCACGAAATTCGCAATCCGCTTGCCGGCATCAAAACCGTGGCGCAGACGCTGGAGGAGGATCTCGACCCCGGCGACAGCAAGCGCGAATACGTGGCGCGCATCATCCGCCAGGTCAACCGCATGGACGAGCTGCTGCGCACGCTGTTCTCCTACGCCCGGCCCAAATCGCCCATGCGCCAGCAATGCCGGCTGCAGGACATCGTCAACGAGGTCAAGGGCTTGATGCAGCAGCGCTTCGAGCGCACCGACATTAGCTTCGAAGAACACTATGCCGAGGATTTGCCGCTGGTGTACGTTGATTTTCATCAAATCCAGCAGGTATTTTTGAATCTCTTTCTCAATGCCATCGATGCCATGCCGAACGGCGGCAGCCTGGTGCTGCAGTCGCGGCCGCGTCTCACCGCCTTGCACCGCCGCGATGGTCGCGGCAATCATGCGCCGCCCGGCAGCAAGGGCCTGTATGCCGAGGTGCTGGTCAGCGACACCGGCGAAGGCATCGCCCAGGAGAATCTACCGGCCATCTTCGACCCGTTTTTCACCACCAAGCCGCAGGGGTCGGGACTGGGATTGTCGATTGTTTACCGCATCATTGAAGAGCATCACGGCGACATCCAGGTGAGCAGCGCATTTGGCCGGGGCACCACCTTCAACCTGTTGCTGCCGGCGGTGTGA
- a CDS encoding sigma-54 dependent transcriptional regulator: MLEQAKILIVEDNADLCQTLAEVFRKSGHKVLTALTGTDAKRILKSEIIDLALLDLRLPDILGIKVLEFAKEVDPDIMVIMMTALANDPKPAVEAMKVGAFDYLTKPFELDEVKLVVAKALETVGLKREVSRLKQQQRDKFPGTELFGNSSVMQEIKNMIRIVSETPRTSVLIQGESGTGKELVANTVHQWSSRRDKPFVPINCSAIPESLLESELFGHEKGAFTDAKALKKGIFELADNGTIFLDEISSMRQALQPKLLRVLETQTFRRIGGTADIQIDVRLVAATNRDLQEMVREGSFREDLYYRLKVMVIVLPPLRERTEDIIPLASLFIERNNHEFNKNVTGLAPEAEELLRLYQWPGNVRELKNVIERAVILCQDAVLKPEHLPMELRDEKSRNSVFFAAPLSASGGLNASMSLEQMEKIHIQNVLAQNKGNKSRTARALNISRSTLREKMRLYQIPG, translated from the coding sequence GTGCTCGAACAAGCCAAAATTCTGATCGTGGAAGACAACGCCGATCTCTGCCAAACCCTGGCGGAGGTGTTCCGCAAGAGCGGGCACAAAGTGTTGACCGCGCTCACCGGCACTGACGCCAAGCGCATTCTCAAGAGTGAAATCATCGATCTCGCGCTGCTGGATTTGCGCCTGCCCGACATCCTCGGCATCAAAGTGCTGGAGTTTGCCAAGGAAGTCGATCCCGACATTATGGTGATCATGATGACCGCGCTCGCCAATGATCCCAAGCCTGCGGTCGAAGCCATGAAAGTCGGCGCCTTCGATTATCTCACCAAGCCTTTCGAACTCGATGAAGTCAAGCTGGTGGTGGCCAAGGCGCTGGAAACCGTGGGGCTCAAGCGGGAAGTCTCGCGCCTGAAACAGCAGCAGCGCGACAAATTCCCCGGCACCGAACTATTCGGCAACAGCAGCGTGATGCAAGAGATCAAGAATATGATCCGCATCGTGAGCGAGACGCCGCGCACCTCGGTGCTGATTCAAGGCGAAAGCGGAACCGGCAAGGAGCTGGTGGCCAACACCGTGCACCAGTGGAGCAGCCGCCGCGATAAGCCGTTCGTGCCGATCAACTGCAGCGCGATTCCCGAAAGCCTGCTCGAATCCGAGCTGTTCGGCCACGAGAAGGGCGCCTTTACCGACGCCAAGGCGCTGAAGAAGGGCATCTTCGAGCTGGCTGACAACGGCACCATCTTTCTCGACGAAATTTCCAGCATGCGCCAGGCGCTGCAGCCCAAGCTGCTGCGCGTGCTGGAGACGCAAACGTTTCGCCGCATCGGCGGTACCGCCGACATTCAGATCGACGTGCGGCTGGTGGCAGCCACCAACCGCGATTTGCAGGAAATGGTACGGGAAGGCTCCTTTCGTGAGGATTTGTACTACCGCCTCAAGGTCATGGTGATCGTGTTGCCGCCGTTGCGCGAGCGCACTGAAGACATCATTCCGCTGGCTTCCTTGTTCATCGAGCGCAACAACCATGAGTTCAACAAAAACGTCACCGGCCTCGCGCCGGAGGCGGAGGAGTTGCTGCGCCTCTACCAATGGCCGGGCAATGTGCGCGAGCTGAAAAACGTCATCGAGCGCGCCGTGATTCTGTGCCAGGATGCCGTGCTCAAGCCCGAGCATCTGCCCATGGAGCTGCGCGACGAAAAGAGCCGCAACTCGGTTTTCTTCGCGGCCCCGCTCTCCGCCAGCGGCGGGCTGAATGCCTCCATGTCGCTCGAACAGATGGAAAAAATCCACATTCAAAACGTGCTGGCGCAGAACAAGGGCAACAAGTCCCGCACCGCGCGTGCGCTCAATATCTCGCGTTCGACGCTGCGTGAGAAGATGCGTCTCTATCAAATCCCCGGTTGA
- a CDS encoding response regulator — MNENLNNKCILIVDDEDDLTWSIAKTLAKNDRHFQVICVADGNAALEVLAQQRVDVVVSDIRMPGRDGLQLLADIRRDHPATKVIIMTAHSSHDLRQEIEARGTAFYLEKPFEIRYLRQLIYEALDLAPPFRHGVREASV, encoded by the coding sequence ATGAACGAGAATCTCAACAACAAGTGCATCTTGATCGTCGACGATGAAGATGATCTGACCTGGAGCATCGCCAAGACGCTGGCAAAGAACGACCGGCATTTTCAGGTCATCTGCGTGGCAGATGGCAACGCCGCGCTCGAGGTGTTGGCGCAGCAGCGCGTGGACGTGGTGGTGTCAGACATTCGCATGCCGGGCCGCGACGGCCTGCAACTGCTGGCCGACATCCGGCGCGATCATCCTGCCACCAAGGTGATCATCATGACGGCGCACAGCTCGCACGATCTCCGCCAGGAGATCGAAGCGCGCGGCACGGCATTCTATCTCGAAAAGCCCTTCGAAATCCGCTACCTGCGCCAGCTTATCTACGAGGCGCTGGATTTGGCCCCGCCCTTCCGGCACGGCGTGCGTGAAGCCAGCGTGTAG
- a CDS encoding LysM domain-containing protein: MKKILLAGFCGLVMLLVMVHDSTLLSRLRWLEAPQLHKVQKGESLSKLARAHYGEADYWRELALVNRAPNPNHIEPDEEILLPAASVITNLRKARTITNVNTLVEQQHLLAKNAGRDGSTSPTPAVTATPTRGPAPEANQTPAPEPAPVAAQEQPQPEPVAAQPQPESSGGLSWFWLILGLVLLGGVVAFVLYRRRQDEQAAKEQEEQEGVYRRRPTPDHETADSGEKRQNFPNDRRSIILRKNSAVDTTA; the protein is encoded by the coding sequence ATGAAGAAAATTCTGCTGGCCGGTTTTTGCGGCCTGGTCATGCTGCTGGTGATGGTGCATGACAGCACGCTGCTGAGCCGGCTGCGTTGGCTGGAAGCGCCGCAACTGCACAAAGTGCAAAAGGGCGAATCCCTCAGCAAGCTGGCCAGGGCGCATTACGGCGAGGCCGACTATTGGCGCGAGCTGGCACTGGTCAATCGCGCGCCCAATCCCAACCACATCGAGCCGGATGAAGAAATTCTGCTGCCCGCTGCCAGCGTGATCACGAATCTGCGCAAAGCCCGCACGATCACCAACGTCAACACGCTGGTCGAGCAACAGCATCTTCTGGCGAAGAATGCGGGCCGGGACGGCAGCACTTCGCCCACGCCGGCAGTCACCGCCACGCCAACGCGCGGGCCGGCGCCGGAAGCGAATCAAACGCCCGCGCCGGAGCCGGCACCGGTGGCGGCACAGGAGCAGCCCCAGCCTGAGCCGGTCGCCGCCCAACCGCAGCCGGAGTCTTCCGGTGGGCTTTCCTGGTTTTGGTTGATCCTCGGCTTGGTGCTGCTGGGTGGTGTGGTGGCGTTCGTGCTCTATCGTCGCCGCCAGGATGAACAGGCCGCCAAAGAGCAAGAGGAGCAGGAGGGCGTTTACCGCCGCCGGCCAACGCCCGACCATGAAACGGCCGACTCCGGAGAGAAACGGCAAAATTTTCCCAACGATCGCCGGTCCATCATTCTCAGAAAAAACTCCGCGGTGGACACCACCGCCTGA